In the genome of Myxococcus stipitatus, one region contains:
- a CDS encoding class I adenylate-forming enzyme family protein has translation MPEAIQDLAGIPLSSIQSFLDRVRDLTTESDAPEKHSVEQLASSWKAHGLRPGDVVLLALPNGAELLAQVFAILAARGVPALVSPSAPTLRQQALVEALPARALVAMRRPVPQAQDVERFTLGRAEVALFPETRPPGAQPGEMVLLTSGTSGFASGCVFDLDALFRNANRHADAVGLRSGDTVLVNLPLYYSYSMVAQAFASLLRGGDLVISGPPFQPAAYLRLLAEQGVTVSALTPLLVRSLLQHGGAFPETTRSLGVGGDVLSPEHVEQLLRLRPRGELFLTYGLSEAGPRVATLAAHAEPAHRHASVGLPLPGTQVSLVPRAPGGQKELLVSSDTLMKRRIGIVEGEKLHAWRGPRLLATGDIFDLDADGYLYFQGRLSDFLVRGSEKICMASVRRLATTLPGVLTARTQVVQGAEGDDYEMILTVADESRPPEHVSEALSRLLRLAERPRRIQVVSADVNTAALHK, from the coding sequence ATGCCTGAAGCCATCCAGGACCTCGCCGGCATCCCCCTGTCGTCCATCCAATCCTTCCTGGACCGCGTCCGGGACCTCACCACGGAGTCCGACGCCCCCGAGAAACACTCGGTGGAACAGCTCGCCTCGTCGTGGAAGGCCCACGGCCTGCGACCCGGCGATGTCGTCCTGCTCGCCCTGCCGAATGGAGCGGAGCTGCTGGCCCAGGTCTTCGCCATCCTCGCCGCGCGCGGGGTCCCCGCCCTGGTCTCCCCCTCCGCGCCCACCTTGCGGCAACAAGCCCTGGTCGAAGCCCTGCCCGCTCGCGCGCTCGTCGCCATGCGCCGCCCTGTCCCGCAGGCGCAGGACGTGGAGCGCTTCACGCTGGGCCGCGCCGAAGTGGCCCTGTTCCCGGAGACGCGCCCCCCAGGTGCACAACCCGGAGAGATGGTGCTGCTCACCTCGGGAACCTCCGGCTTCGCCAGCGGCTGCGTGTTCGACCTCGATGCGCTCTTCCGGAACGCGAACCGCCATGCGGACGCCGTGGGCCTGCGCTCGGGCGACACCGTGTTGGTCAACCTGCCGCTCTACTACTCCTACTCCATGGTGGCCCAAGCCTTCGCCTCCCTGCTGCGAGGCGGGGACCTGGTCATCAGCGGCCCTCCCTTCCAACCCGCCGCCTACCTGCGCCTCCTCGCCGAGCAAGGCGTCACCGTGTCCGCGCTGACGCCCCTCCTCGTGCGCTCCCTGCTCCAGCACGGCGGAGCCTTCCCGGAAACAACACGCTCCCTCGGCGTCGGCGGGGATGTCCTCTCCCCCGAACATGTCGAGCAGCTGCTCCGTCTGCGCCCGCGTGGAGAGCTGTTCCTCACCTATGGCCTGTCCGAAGCCGGTCCCCGCGTCGCGACGCTCGCGGCCCACGCCGAGCCCGCCCATCGCCACGCCTCCGTGGGCCTTCCCCTCCCCGGGACGCAAGTCTCCCTCGTGCCCCGCGCGCCCGGAGGGCAGAAGGAGCTCCTGGTGTCCTCGGACACGTTGATGAAGCGGCGCATCGGCATCGTCGAGGGCGAGAAGCTCCACGCCTGGCGAGGCCCGCGCCTGCTGGCCACAGGCGACATCTTCGACCTCGACGCGGACGGCTACCTGTACTTCCAGGGGCGGCTCTCCGACTTCCTCGTCCGAGGCAGCGAGAAGATCTGCATGGCCTCCGTGCGCCGACTGGCCACCACCCTCCCCGGTGTCCTCACCGCGCGCACGCAGGTCGTCCAGGGAGCAGAGGGCGACGACTACGAAATGATTCTCACCGTGGCCGATGAGAGCCGCCCGCCGGAGCACGTCTCCGAGGCGCTCTCGAGACTCCTGCGGCTCGCCGAACGCCCACGGCGCATCCAGGTCGTCTCCGCCGACGTCAACACCGCCGCGCTGCACAAGTGA
- a CDS encoding coronafacic acid synthetase — MKALPLILRGSAHSHSGAPNPYAARVKTTVRYADPMAWALTLAIGEATEPLGEDFRSAVVRCSLIQVGPEAPPEAMSQAAEDALRGFASAIRFPAATPSAPTGLACIVHGLRGPTLALTMPVSEGANIALALSTAWLARGVVDYALIATAASVPGSAPRASCAVLSRGEGLAVDAALLVKTLLPERSSHA, encoded by the coding sequence ATGAAGGCGCTCCCTCTCATCCTCCGTGGCAGCGCGCACTCGCACAGCGGGGCCCCCAATCCGTATGCGGCGCGGGTGAAGACCACCGTGCGCTACGCGGACCCGATGGCGTGGGCGCTCACGCTCGCGATTGGCGAGGCCACTGAACCTCTGGGTGAAGACTTCCGCTCGGCCGTGGTGCGGTGCTCACTCATCCAGGTGGGCCCGGAGGCCCCGCCCGAGGCCATGTCCCAGGCCGCGGAGGACGCCCTGCGCGGCTTCGCCTCCGCCATTCGCTTTCCCGCCGCCACGCCAAGCGCGCCCACGGGCCTCGCCTGCATCGTCCACGGCCTGCGCGGCCCCACGCTCGCCCTGACCATGCCCGTATCCGAGGGCGCCAACATCGCCCTGGCGCTCAGCACCGCATGGCTCGCGCGCGGTGTCGTCGACTACGCGCTCATCGCGACAGCGGCCTCTGTTCCCGGTAGCGCCCCACGTGCCTCGTGCGCGGTCCTCTCGCGGGGCGAAGGCCTCGCGGTGGATGCGGCCCTGCTGGTGAAGACCCTCCTCCCCGAGCGGAGCTCCCATGCCTGA
- a CDS encoding beta-ketoacyl-[acyl-carrier-protein] synthase family protein, whose amino-acid sequence MVAPVAVTGAAWSTALGQGLDDVWRRLLAGEHGFVEVASEHRLRNRLAAAIPAREDSPARRLRRLAVETIHRALAEAGMSAEGDTTRFVLGTSLGAWLDDAQEREAPLHTWADEVAREVGARAAPVSLSTACSSGSDAIQVGAELIRSGAAEVCVCAGVDVLTPSKRLAHSALSTMSPTRPRAFDARHDGMLLGEGAGVLVLESMAHARARSAPLLAHFRGAGSANDAASMTSPDPAAMGARLAMERALSDAGLVPGDIGVINAHGSATPANDRAEAEAFRATFGPGVRPCVFATKGAFGHTLGATGAMEAIALILALREGVVPPVVGLEQPEQDFPCALPVGRPLRHDERLGLSLTLGFGGFDTALVFEVPR is encoded by the coding sequence ATGGTAGCGCCCGTCGCGGTGACCGGGGCCGCGTGGAGCACGGCCCTGGGTCAGGGACTCGATGACGTGTGGCGGCGCCTGCTCGCGGGTGAGCACGGCTTCGTCGAGGTGGCGTCCGAGCACCGGCTGCGCAACCGGCTGGCCGCGGCCATCCCCGCGCGGGAGGACAGCCCCGCGCGGCGGCTGCGGCGGCTGGCGGTGGAGACGATTCACCGTGCCTTGGCCGAGGCCGGGATGAGCGCGGAGGGAGACACCACGCGCTTCGTGTTGGGCACGAGCCTGGGCGCGTGGCTCGATGACGCACAGGAGCGGGAGGCGCCGCTTCACACATGGGCGGACGAGGTGGCGCGTGAGGTGGGCGCGCGCGCGGCACCGGTCAGCCTCTCCACGGCGTGCTCCTCCGGCTCCGACGCCATCCAGGTGGGCGCGGAGCTCATCCGCTCCGGCGCGGCGGAGGTGTGTGTCTGCGCGGGTGTGGATGTCCTGACACCGAGCAAGCGGCTGGCGCACTCGGCGCTCTCCACGATGTCTCCCACGCGGCCGCGCGCCTTCGATGCGCGGCATGACGGCATGCTGCTGGGCGAGGGGGCGGGGGTTCTCGTGCTGGAGTCGATGGCGCATGCGAGGGCACGGTCCGCGCCCCTGCTCGCGCACTTCCGGGGAGCGGGCTCCGCCAACGATGCGGCGAGCATGACGTCACCGGACCCGGCCGCGATGGGTGCGCGGCTGGCGATGGAGCGGGCGCTCTCCGACGCGGGGCTCGTGCCCGGAGACATCGGGGTCATCAATGCGCATGGCTCGGCCACTCCGGCCAATGACCGCGCGGAGGCGGAGGCCTTTCGGGCGACGTTCGGACCAGGCGTGCGCCCTTGTGTCTTCGCGACGAAGGGCGCGTTCGGGCACACGCTGGGGGCCACGGGAGCCATGGAGGCGATTGCCCTCATCCTCGCGCTGCGAGAGGGCGTGGTGCCCCCCGTCGTGGGCCTGGAGCAACCCGAGCAGGACTTCCCATGCGCCCTCCCCGTAGGCCGGCCCCTGCGGCATGACGAGCGGCTGGGCCTGAGCCTCACGCTCGGCTTCGGTGGGTTCGATACCGCACTCGTCTTCGAGGTCCCGCGATGA
- a CDS encoding beta-hydroxyacyl-ACP dehydratase, whose amino-acid sequence MHSTDTQHRPRAAPLPLSKPEREPKPLGFTALRQWLRHRHPMILLDRIVDHEPGKFLEALISISGNLDCIAGHFPERAIYPGSHLIQAFAQAGIILYQMSTSMLAEDELTLVGSVESRFLQVVVPGDQVLLRLQVSRLAGGLFIYTGKAMVGNRRVAAFRASLIRAKVSELGSPLW is encoded by the coding sequence ATGCATTCCACCGACACTCAGCACCGCCCTCGCGCGGCCCCCCTCCCCCTGAGCAAGCCGGAGCGAGAGCCCAAGCCGCTGGGCTTCACGGCGCTGCGCCAGTGGCTGCGCCACCGGCACCCGATGATCCTCCTGGACCGCATCGTCGACCACGAGCCGGGGAAGTTCCTGGAGGCCCTCATCTCCATCTCGGGGAACCTGGACTGCATCGCGGGGCACTTCCCCGAGCGCGCCATCTATCCCGGCAGCCATCTCATCCAGGCCTTCGCGCAGGCGGGAATCATCCTCTACCAGATGAGCACCTCGATGCTGGCGGAGGATGAGCTGACGTTGGTCGGCTCGGTGGAGAGCCGGTTCCTCCAGGTCGTCGTGCCGGGGGACCAGGTGCTGCTGCGGCTCCAGGTGAGCCGGCTCGCGGGAGGGCTCTTCATCTACACGGGCAAGGCGATGGTGGGGAACCGGCGCGTGGCGGCGTTCCGCGCAAGCCTCATCCGCGCCAAGGTCTCGGAGCTGGGCTCGCCGCTATGGTAG
- a CDS encoding acyl-CoA thioesterase, producing the protein MMATLVVPPRRHRVEHVDTDASGVVHFSRYASLLETAALEELDRRGSGLGLLEGQGLDLRVRELRIRYRDAARFQDWLRMEARLEHVGPASLKLGVAIYREGTAPEPVLLASGSLDMAVVNRESGEPTCIPPTLSTALARPPSP; encoded by the coding sequence ATGATGGCCACGCTCGTCGTACCGCCCCGGCGGCACCGCGTGGAGCACGTCGACACCGATGCGTCGGGCGTCGTGCACTTCTCGCGCTACGCCTCGCTGCTGGAGACGGCGGCGCTGGAGGAGCTCGACCGTCGGGGCTCGGGGCTCGGGTTGCTCGAAGGACAAGGGTTGGACTTGCGGGTGCGCGAGTTGCGCATCCGCTACCGCGATGCCGCGCGCTTCCAGGACTGGCTTCGGATGGAAGCGCGCCTGGAGCACGTGGGCCCCGCGAGCCTCAAGTTGGGCGTCGCGATCTACCGCGAGGGCACGGCTCCGGAGCCGGTGCTGCTCGCCTCTGGAAGTCTGGACATGGCTGTCGTCAACCGAGAGAGCGGAGAACCCACATGCATTCCACCGACACTCAGCACCGCCCTCGCGCGGCCCCCCTCCCCCTGA
- a CDS encoding aminotransferase class III-fold pyridoxal phosphate-dependent enzyme translates to MRPPAPGGRLEPGELDRLRAGQALQMDHYGGGRLPFACVQAKGLVQHMVPLDGDDAGQVLEVMDASGGYASACLGAAHPCLQPAFRDGLERGYVTDELGSLERTLLLEELFGPGGRWVDRFPGTAYHASGRNSGSEGLELALRLALESGFDRRRLSVKAGREARRTVLAFEGAWHGWTGGLVPLLNRRHYRLGLPPLSTEPPYHLDVAFLPFGEPELLERFFAERGSTLSAVIVEPIQGDAGILVPPPGYLRRLAGLCRENDVLLIADEVLTFAKTGRFFAMTDEEGPIPTDVTVIGKSLGMGAVSTSMVIARRELSVRSSGAVSTSDLRPLICALMRSGLRYLAEERLIERAGPLGAELRERLRKDVVEAFPELFLEVRGLGYMNGIELTERASVGLTALRRRLLEAGVFVEFMAGAGRRTHGLRYMFPAMRIAPPLIAGEDDLRHIVERIREGTRRFVEAGR, encoded by the coding sequence GTGAGGCCCCCCGCGCCGGGGGGGAGGCTGGAGCCGGGGGAGCTCGACCGGCTGCGCGCGGGGCAGGCCCTCCAGATGGACCACTACGGCGGCGGGCGTCTGCCTTTCGCCTGTGTGCAGGCCAAGGGGCTCGTCCAACACATGGTTCCGCTCGACGGTGACGACGCGGGACAGGTGCTGGAGGTGATGGACGCCAGCGGGGGCTACGCCAGCGCGTGCCTGGGCGCGGCCCATCCGTGCCTGCAGCCCGCGTTCCGCGATGGACTGGAGCGGGGCTACGTCACCGATGAGCTGGGCTCGCTGGAGCGCACGCTGCTGCTCGAGGAGCTGTTCGGTCCTGGAGGCCGCTGGGTGGACCGCTTCCCGGGCACCGCCTATCACGCCAGCGGCCGCAACTCCGGCTCCGAGGGACTGGAGCTCGCGCTGCGCCTGGCACTGGAGTCCGGCTTCGACCGGCGACGTCTGTCGGTGAAGGCGGGCCGCGAGGCGCGCCGCACGGTCCTCGCGTTCGAGGGCGCGTGGCATGGCTGGACGGGCGGACTGGTGCCGCTGCTCAACCGCCGTCACTACCGACTGGGCCTGCCTCCGCTCTCCACCGAGCCGCCGTACCACCTGGACGTGGCGTTCCTCCCCTTCGGCGAGCCGGAGCTCCTGGAGCGCTTCTTCGCCGAGCGGGGCTCGACGCTGTCCGCGGTCATCGTCGAGCCCATCCAGGGCGACGCGGGCATCCTCGTCCCGCCCCCGGGCTACCTGCGGCGACTGGCGGGCCTGTGCCGGGAGAACGACGTGCTCCTCATCGCGGACGAGGTGCTCACGTTCGCGAAGACGGGGCGCTTCTTCGCCATGACGGATGAGGAGGGGCCCATCCCCACCGACGTCACCGTCATCGGCAAGAGCCTGGGCATGGGCGCGGTCTCCACGTCCATGGTCATCGCGCGGCGCGAGCTGTCCGTGCGCTCCAGCGGCGCGGTGTCCACGTCGGACCTGCGTCCGCTCATCTGCGCGCTGATGCGCTCCGGTCTCCGCTATCTCGCGGAGGAGCGCCTCATCGAGCGCGCCGGGCCCCTGGGCGCGGAGCTGCGCGAGCGGCTGCGCAAGGACGTGGTGGAGGCCTTCCCGGAGCTGTTCCTGGAGGTCCGCGGCCTGGGCTACATGAACGGCATCGAGCTGACCGAGCGCGCGTCCGTGGGACTCACCGCGCTGCGTCGCCGGCTGCTCGAGGCGGGAGTGTTCGTGGAGTTCATGGCGGGCGCGGGCAGGCGCACCCATGGCCTGCGCTACATGTTCCCCGCCATGCGCATCGCCCCGCCGCTCATCGCGGGCGAGGACGACCTGCGGCACATCGTCGAGCGCATCCGCGAGGGGACCCGGAGGTTCGTGGAGGCGGGGCGATGA
- a CDS encoding acyl carrier protein → MNEELTESIKKILINNLFVELPPEQIGGDDGLQSVIGLDSVGFLELRVLCEDQFKVRISDEDFNTENFRTVNQLVSLITGLKTSAQGGAW, encoded by the coding sequence ATGAATGAAGAGCTGACGGAGAGCATCAAGAAGATCCTCATCAACAACCTGTTCGTCGAGTTGCCGCCCGAGCAGATTGGCGGGGATGACGGCCTGCAGTCCGTCATCGGCCTGGACTCGGTGGGGTTCCTCGAGCTGCGCGTGCTGTGCGAGGACCAGTTCAAGGTCCGCATCTCCGACGAGGACTTCAACACCGAGAACTTCCGGACGGTGAACCAGCTCGTCTCGCTCATCACGGGTCTGAAGACCTCCGCGCAAGGAGGCGCGTGGTGA
- a CDS encoding NAD(P)H-quinone oxidoreductase, translated as MRAVLFEGSGGPEVVKLREVPRPVPTREALLVKVHATALNRADLLQRQGEYHVPEGQSSIPGVEIAGTVEAWGEDVKGFTRGQAVFGVVEGGGLAEYCLLDQGMALPIPSCFDFAQAAATSESCLTANETLFTLGHLRRGQAVLIHAAASSIGTTMVQMARHVGATTYCTVGTAAKVEALRALGADEVFNHREQDFVREVLRLTRGEGVPLVMDFIGGAYLERNLAVLGHEGILVLVGLLDGMTTQVDLLRVVQRRLQLKGSSLRLRPLKEKREVNARFRQRWMEVLARGELRPVIHGRYPLEDVQSALAEMEANRNIGKLVLTLEGDTRHE; from the coding sequence ATGCGCGCCGTGCTCTTCGAAGGCTCCGGAGGACCGGAGGTGGTGAAGCTGCGCGAAGTCCCCAGGCCCGTGCCCACGCGCGAGGCGCTGCTGGTGAAGGTGCACGCCACGGCGCTCAACCGCGCGGACCTGCTCCAGCGGCAGGGCGAGTACCACGTGCCCGAAGGTCAATCGTCCATCCCCGGCGTCGAGATTGCCGGCACCGTGGAAGCCTGGGGCGAGGACGTGAAGGGCTTCACCCGGGGACAGGCCGTCTTCGGCGTCGTCGAGGGAGGCGGGCTCGCCGAGTACTGCCTGCTGGACCAGGGCATGGCGCTGCCCATCCCGTCCTGCTTCGACTTCGCGCAGGCCGCGGCCACCTCGGAGTCGTGCCTCACCGCGAACGAGACGCTCTTCACGCTGGGCCACCTCCGGCGCGGGCAGGCGGTGCTCATCCACGCAGCCGCCAGCAGCATCGGCACCACCATGGTCCAGATGGCCCGGCATGTCGGCGCCACGACGTACTGCACCGTGGGCACGGCCGCGAAGGTGGAGGCCCTGCGCGCGCTGGGCGCGGATGAAGTCTTCAACCACCGGGAGCAGGACTTCGTCCGTGAGGTCCTCCGCCTGACACGCGGCGAGGGCGTGCCGCTGGTGATGGACTTCATCGGCGGCGCGTACCTGGAGCGCAACCTGGCGGTGCTGGGACACGAGGGGATTCTCGTGCTCGTCGGGCTGCTGGACGGGATGACGACGCAGGTGGACCTGCTGCGGGTCGTCCAGCGCCGCCTTCAGCTCAAGGGGTCCTCCCTTCGGCTGCGGCCCTTGAAAGAGAAGCGCGAGGTGAACGCGCGCTTTCGCCAGCGGTGGATGGAGGTGCTCGCCCGAGGCGAGCTGCGCCCCGTCATCCACGGCCGCTACCCGCTGGAGGACGTGCAGTCGGCGCTCGCGGAGATGGAAGCCAACCGCAACATCGGGAAGCTCGTGCTCACTTTGGAAGGGGACACTCGCCATGAATGA
- a CDS encoding MaoC family dehydratase yields the protein MEGTGITGYKRLGPQRYREVLGFHYEDFTVGDVFEHRPGRTVTEADNVLMNTLAMNPSPLHLDAAYCEQTVWRRPLISSLVTFSIVCGMSVRSTSGRATANLGWDKIRLTHPIFAGDTLYAESRILGKRLSTGRAGEGIITCETVGLTSKGEAFLSFERSFLVPTRERAVEERARY from the coding sequence ATGGAGGGCACCGGAATCACCGGCTACAAACGGCTGGGCCCGCAGCGCTACCGCGAGGTCCTGGGCTTCCACTACGAGGACTTCACGGTGGGGGACGTCTTCGAGCACCGCCCCGGCAGGACGGTGACGGAGGCGGACAACGTCCTGATGAACACGCTGGCGATGAACCCGTCCCCGCTGCACCTGGATGCCGCGTACTGCGAGCAGACGGTGTGGCGCCGGCCGCTCATCTCCAGCCTGGTGACCTTCAGCATCGTCTGCGGGATGAGCGTGCGCAGCACCAGCGGCCGGGCCACCGCCAACCTCGGCTGGGACAAGATTCGCCTGACGCACCCCATCTTCGCGGGCGACACGCTCTACGCGGAGAGCCGCATCCTGGGGAAGCGGCTGTCCACCGGCAGGGCCGGCGAGGGAATCATCACCTGCGAGACGGTGGGCCTCACGTCGAAGGGCGAGGCCTTCCTCTCCTTCGAGCGCAGCTTCCTCGTGCCCACCCGCGAGCGGGCCGTCGAGGAAAGGGCCAGGTACTGA
- a CDS encoding aminotransferase class I/II-fold pyridoxal phosphate-dependent enzyme codes for MEETTEQSVLGPRRYRNNEKLIAVGDRGWQTAKDHGLIGLRVNFESNNRLVDTKTGHAFMTLCSCSYLGLNHHPRILQGSIDALREAGTNSLAMSTLRIRLDHMARMEEGFREMYGCPTLPGATCSALTAGILPLLASGHVTEDGKPRVMVFDRYCHFSMAYIKPICGDESLVLTSPHNDLNYLEDVCKKYPRVAYVADGAYSMGGLLALEGLLQLQERYGLFLYIDDSHSLSIAGERGEGYVRSRLKMNPLTMIVASLAKAFGSSGGIAMLGSERIFDFLYRNAGPLAWSQNLQTPSLGASLASIALHRTPELRQLQDQLQRNIQIFDSRFPSPHAGNGMPIRLIQVGEEDRAIRLSAELYQRGYYCSAVFFPVVARGEAGVRVMMRADMSEAQVRTFCDDVQAILSRF; via the coding sequence ATGGAAGAGACCACCGAGCAGAGCGTCTTGGGTCCCCGGCGCTACCGCAACAACGAGAAGCTCATCGCCGTGGGAGACCGGGGCTGGCAGACGGCCAAGGACCACGGGCTCATCGGGCTCCGGGTGAACTTCGAGTCGAACAACCGACTCGTCGATACGAAGACGGGCCACGCGTTCATGACGCTCTGCTCGTGCTCCTACCTGGGCCTCAACCACCACCCGCGCATCCTGCAAGGCTCCATCGACGCGCTCCGCGAGGCCGGCACCAACAGCCTGGCCATGTCCACGCTGCGCATCCGCCTGGACCACATGGCGCGCATGGAGGAGGGCTTCCGCGAGATGTACGGCTGCCCCACCCTGCCCGGCGCCACGTGCAGCGCGCTGACCGCGGGCATCCTCCCGCTGCTCGCCTCCGGCCACGTCACCGAGGACGGCAAGCCTCGGGTGATGGTGTTCGACCGCTACTGTCACTTCTCGATGGCCTACATCAAGCCCATCTGTGGCGACGAGAGCCTGGTCCTCACCAGTCCCCACAACGACCTCAACTACCTGGAGGACGTCTGCAAGAAGTACCCCCGCGTGGCCTATGTCGCGGATGGCGCCTACTCCATGGGCGGCCTGCTGGCGCTCGAGGGCCTGTTGCAGCTCCAGGAGCGCTACGGGCTCTTCCTCTACATCGACGACTCCCACTCGCTCTCGATTGCCGGTGAGCGGGGCGAGGGCTACGTCCGCTCGCGGCTGAAGATGAACCCGCTGACGATGATTGTCGCGTCGCTGGCCAAGGCCTTCGGCAGCTCGGGCGGCATCGCCATGCTGGGCAGCGAGAGAATCTTCGACTTCCTCTACCGGAACGCGGGGCCGCTGGCCTGGTCGCAGAACCTCCAGACGCCGTCGCTGGGGGCCTCGCTCGCGAGCATCGCGCTGCACCGCACGCCGGAGCTGCGCCAGCTCCAGGACCAGCTGCAGCGCAACATCCAGATCTTCGACAGCCGCTTCCCCTCGCCGCACGCGGGCAACGGAATGCCCATCCGCCTCATCCAGGTGGGCGAGGAGGACCGCGCCATCCGCCTGTCCGCGGAGCTGTACCAGCGGGGCTACTACTGCTCGGCGGTGTTCTTCCCCGTCGTCGCCCGAGGCGAAGCGGGCGTGCGCGTGATGATGCGCGCGGACATGAGCGAGGCGCAGGTGCGCACCTTCTGCGACGACGTCCAGGCCATCCTCTCCCGCTTCTGA
- a CDS encoding CoA ester lyase encodes MMFTRYCRCILFTPALAVDRFARGQQAGADIALVDLEDSVAAQHKDAARQQAEAFFTVPRGPSRRAIRVNSVTRPEGFRDLLALREYAVKPDAVLIPKVESPRDLEIVEQVLGTSCSQVDLLALVETPRGVENVHAIASATPRLKALVFGSADYSFSIGATLSWEPLQYARARLVTAARAAHVQVVDSPLFNMSDEEALRLECRLARSMGFSGKAAVHPRQVDVIHQAFSPDEHTLSKARKIVKESQARDFNICVVEGTMMGAPFVEAAKRTLEEFGSQGG; translated from the coding sequence ATGATGTTCACACGGTATTGCCGCTGCATCTTGTTCACGCCAGCCCTCGCCGTGGACCGCTTCGCCCGGGGACAGCAAGCCGGTGCGGACATCGCCCTGGTCGACCTCGAGGATTCCGTGGCGGCCCAACACAAGGACGCGGCGCGGCAGCAGGCGGAGGCGTTCTTCACCGTTCCGCGCGGCCCCAGCCGGCGCGCCATCCGCGTGAACAGCGTCACCCGCCCCGAGGGCTTCAGGGACCTGCTCGCCCTGCGGGAGTACGCGGTCAAACCCGACGCGGTGCTGATTCCCAAGGTGGAGTCCCCCCGAGACCTGGAGATCGTCGAGCAGGTGCTCGGGACGAGCTGCTCCCAGGTCGACCTGCTCGCCCTGGTGGAGACCCCTCGCGGCGTGGAGAACGTCCACGCCATCGCCAGCGCGACGCCCCGGCTCAAGGCGCTCGTGTTCGGCTCGGCGGATTACTCCTTCAGCATCGGCGCGACGCTGTCGTGGGAGCCATTGCAATACGCTCGCGCCCGGCTCGTCACCGCCGCGCGCGCCGCCCATGTGCAAGTCGTTGACTCACCGCTGTTCAACATGTCGGACGAGGAAGCCCTTCGGCTCGAGTGTCGTCTGGCCCGGAGCATGGGTTTCAGTGGCAAGGCCGCGGTGCATCCCCGCCAGGTGGACGTCATCCATCAAGCCTTCTCTCCAGACGAACACACGCTGAGCAAGGCTCGGAAGATCGTCAAGGAAAGCCAGGCGCGCGACTTCAACATCTGCGTGGTGGAGGGGACCATGATGGGTGCCCCGTTCGTCGAGGCGGCGAAGCGCACGCTCGAGGAGTTCGGCTCCCAAGGGGGCTGA
- a CDS encoding erythromycin esterase family protein: protein MRYLLLLLSLLSGCASVPKGEAPRAAAPVSDMDRIVGDLCGKQLALLGEEAHHGSGRTVAFKVELVRRLVEECQFDAFFIEAGTYDFVNIAERLKAGASVDEALVATAIGGLWAHQEMAPLVPFLTQRLNAGTLVAGGLDDQLNRDTYAHRQMTAELLPLLEGARREACGAELERYMGWRYDDAHPYTAETVGRIRGCFSEMASALSRPQAAGGARTQGYLQMVHSLDRFFERQAAGFSPSPVQGRDWGAYNGRARSMFTNLEWLLAQSERPRKAIVWLATIHAAKDFGALDGDLREAIPFGSFVQARFGADAFVLGFSAHGGSYAPVSNKRTQVLEPARADSLEGWAFSGQASDDTRYLDAGQLRDLGSRAARPISYAWMTGPWATVLDGLVVFREESPPTALAR, encoded by the coding sequence ATGAGATATCTTCTGCTCCTGCTATCCCTGCTGTCGGGCTGTGCCTCCGTCCCCAAGGGGGAGGCGCCTCGGGCCGCCGCGCCGGTCTCCGATATGGACCGCATCGTCGGAGACCTCTGTGGCAAGCAGCTCGCGCTGCTGGGCGAGGAGGCCCACCACGGCAGCGGAAGGACCGTCGCCTTCAAGGTCGAGCTGGTGCGCAGGCTCGTGGAGGAGTGTCAGTTCGACGCCTTCTTCATCGAGGCGGGCACCTACGACTTCGTGAACATCGCGGAGCGCTTGAAGGCGGGAGCGTCCGTGGACGAGGCCCTGGTGGCGACGGCCATCGGAGGGCTGTGGGCCCACCAGGAGATGGCGCCCCTGGTTCCCTTCCTCACGCAGCGGCTCAACGCGGGGACGCTGGTCGCGGGAGGCCTGGATGATCAGCTCAACCGGGACACGTATGCCCATCGCCAGATGACCGCGGAGCTCCTCCCGCTGCTGGAAGGGGCCCGGCGGGAGGCGTGTGGCGCGGAGCTCGAGCGATACATGGGCTGGCGATATGACGACGCCCATCCCTACACGGCTGAGACAGTGGGGCGCATCCGAGGCTGCTTCAGCGAGATGGCGTCCGCGCTCTCACGGCCACAGGCGGCGGGAGGCGCGAGGACCCAGGGCTATCTCCAGATGGTCCACAGCCTGGACCGCTTCTTCGAGCGCCAGGCCGCGGGCTTCTCCCCATCCCCCGTGCAAGGGCGCGACTGGGGGGCCTACAACGGGCGGGCCCGCTCCATGTTCACGAACCTGGAGTGGCTCCTGGCCCAGTCCGAGAGGCCTCGAAAGGCGATTGTCTGGCTCGCCACCATCCATGCCGCGAAGGACTTCGGGGCGTTGGACGGAGACCTGCGGGAGGCCATCCCCTTCGGGTCCTTCGTCCAGGCCCGGTTCGGGGCGGACGCCTTCGTGCTGGGCTTCTCCGCGCATGGCGGAAGCTACGCCCCCGTCAGCAACAAGCGCACGCAGGTGCTGGAGCCCGCCCGGGCGGACTCCCTCGAGGGCTGGGCGTTCTCGGGCCAGGCCTCGGATGACACCCGGTACCTGGACGCGGGCCAGCTCCGCGACCTGGGCTCCAGGGCGGCCCGTCCCATCAGCTACGCGTGGATGACGGGGCCCTGGGCCACGGTCCTGGATGGGCTGGTGGTCTTCCGGGAAGAGTCGCCGCCGACCGCGCTGGCCCGCTGA